The stretch of DNA GTAATTGCAAAAACTCCGCTAAGGTCAGTGTTTTAGATGGTGTTTGTACCATTTGGGTTTACCCCCATCAGACAGATCAGAAACTAATCTCTAGTTTACTCGGAAATGCAATGAGGTTGACTGCTCTGCCTCAACCGATAGACTAAGCAAGCTAACTATAACTTAAGTGTCAGATCAGCTAGATAAGCCCTCCATTTCCGGGTATTATCCAGCAGATCCACGGGATAATACCTGGATCTTTAGGAATTAAACATCATTTCTGATAGCTAATGTCTTAGCTTTTGGATGTTATCCAGCAGATTTGAGGGTTAAGTATAGGTTTTGGGGGTGTTATCCAGCGAAAGTGCTGGATAATACCCCGGAGCCAGGGGTTATTCAGCATTTGCCTATTTCACCTCCGCCAAGCCTGCTTGACCAAAGGAGGGAAGCAAATTGCCTCAAGTGTTTCAGCCTCAAGGCCGAGAAGTCCTATGTTCGTTTGTTCATTCATTCGCGACTTCTTTCCGTTTGGATATCTTTCTGCGATCGGCTGGTGAGTGAAACCTTCCCTGGATATCTCCTGAAACCGTGAGCCGCAAACCCTGGTAACCCGTCACATTTAATTTGACAGGCTATCCTGTCTCGTCAAGATTCGCCGCCCGTTACCCCAGCGCCAGCCCCCTCTACCCGCGCAGTGATCGACGGTAAGAGGCGGGCTTATCCCCCACCGTGCTTATCCCCCACCGTAGCGTTGCAGTGGATCATGCCCTGGAGGGTTGGTTCAAAGAAGGTGTAGGGAAAGCGGGCCTCGGGGCGACTGACCGCATCCAGGCGCTGGAGCAACTCGGCGGGGATCTCAAGGTCCAGGGCACCCAGGTTGTCTTCGAGCTGGTGCAGCTTGGTGGCCCCGATAATCACCGAGGCGATGGCGGGGCGGTTGGCCACCCAGTTGAGCGCCACCTGGGCCATGGAGCGGCCCAGTTCCCCGGCTACGGCCTCCAGTTCCGCCAAGATCGCCCAATTCTGCTTGGTAAATTTGTTGAAGGCCGGGTTGCCGCTGTTGGCCAGGGTGCTCAAGCGGCCCTCGCCTACGCCCCCCTGCTCCGAGGGCCGGTACTTGCCCGACAGCAGCCCGCTAGCCAGGGGCGACCAGACTATGATCCCCGTCCCCAGGGCCTGGGCCATAGCGGTGTACTCAAACTCAATATTGC from Leptolyngbya sp. KIOST-1 encodes:
- a CDS encoding aldo/keto reductase, which produces MTPSASTSRVCIICLQVEILGLVPPLKGLVLEQGAIGQGALRGPVRCPSLVVAQAQTLATARHWETISAVQLEYSLVERNIEFEYTAMAQALGTGIIVWSPLASGLLSGKYRPSEQGGVGEGRLSTLANSGNPAFNKFTKQNWAILAELEAVAGELGRSMAQVALNWVANRPAIASVIIGATKLHQLEDNLGALDLEIPAELLQRLDAVSRPEARFPYTFFEPTLQGMIHCNATVGDKHGGG